The sequence below is a genomic window from Vibrio mangrovi.
GGGAATTACAACATCGCCGTACGCTTGAATCTTCTGAAGAAATTATCTCATTAGAAAAAGCATTTGAATATCAGGGAATCGATACCTGCGCCGCAACCGGCTTGTGTGCCACCCGCTGTCCGGTTGGTATTAATACCGGTGATTTAGTCAAACAGCTGAGAACAGAAAAGTATCGCAGATATCATTCGATTGCCCACTGGACAGCAGACCATTTTGCAACCACAGTTCAGCTTGCCAGAACCGGGCTCAAAATGAACTCATGGGCAACCCGGACACTCGGTGCAGAACGAATGCAACACTGGAACCAGCAGCTCCGCCAGCGTAGCCAGCGGATTCCCCAATGGCTACCAGAAATCCCCGGAGCAAATCAGCATTCCATATCCAGAATCAATACGGTTTCCAGCGCAATTACACACCCGCAGGATAAATTACACAAAGTGGTCTATTGCCCTTCCTGTGCCAGCAGAGCGATGGGTGCATTGCCACAAAGCCCATTATTACCGTCTCAGGAAACCCGCTCACTCAGTGAAGTGACCTTCAGCTTACTGAAAAAAGCCGGGGTTGAAGTTATCTTACCGGAACACATCAGCAATCAGTGTTGTGGCATGCCTTATGACAGTAAAGGAATGACAACGCAGGCCCGTAAGAAAAGCAATCAGTTGGCACAGACTCTCATACAGGCTTCAGAGAATGGCCGCTATCCGATCCTGATGGATACCAGTCCCTGTATGCAACGGATGAAAACAGAACATCCCACATCTTTACAACTGTACGAACCCGCAGAATATGTCAGCCGCTATCTGCTGGAACACCTGTCCATTGAACCGGTTGAAGAAACAGTGATGCTCCATATTACCTGTAGTTCCCGTAAGGCAGGTCTGGAATCCGTCATACTGAAACTGGCACAAACCTGCGCCCGTCAGGTTATCGTACCGGAGCATATTCAGTGTTGTGGCTGGGCCGGAGATAAAGGCTTCACCACACCGGAGCTGAATCAGGCTGCATTGCAGCCATTGAAAAATCAGATACCGCCAGACTGTAAACGGGGATTCAGTAACAGTCTGACCTGTGAGATAGGACTCTCTCATCACAGTGGTATTCCTTATCAGTCAATTCTGTATCTGGTCGATGAGGTCTCAACCCCTTTATCAGGTCAAAAAATATAGAGACTGTGATATACCTAAATAGCCTCAAAAGGCAAAAATTCGCTCAATAATGGATAAGGATCCGATATGGAACTTGATATTTACGTCGTTGACGCATTTACCCACACACAATTTCACGGTAACCCGGCGGCGGTAGTGCCATTGCAGGAATGGCTGGATGACGCAACCATGTTAGCCATCGCCGCAGAAAACAACTTGTCCGAGACCGCTTTTCTGTGTCCGTTATCTCCGGGCCGCTACGCGATTCGTTGGTTTTCGCCGTTACAAGAGATTGATTTCTGTGGCCACGCAACATTAGCGTCTTCATATGTTCTGTTTCATGAGCAGCCATTTCATCAAGAAAAGACTGCCAAAACAGAGCCGGTTTTTGAAACAGCACTTGTTTTTGAAACAGCACTTGTTTTTGAAACAGAAAAAGTGGGAACGCTGACAGTCACGGAAACTTCGCAGGGCCGGATTGAAATGAGCTTTCCGAATCTTCAGCCGCAAGCCGTCACTGAAATTCCCCCGGCACTACTCTCGGGATTATCAGATCGTCCGGCATCAGTTTTGCGTAATAATCAGGCTTATTTTGCAATTTATGATACGGAAGAAACAGTTCGTCAGTTGCAATACAATGTTGAATCACTCAAAACGCTGGCTCCTTATGATGTCGTCGTAACGGCTCCGGGTACAGAATATGATTTCGTTTCCCGCTATTTCTGGCCGGCCAGCGGTGGTAACGAGGATCCGGTTACCGGTTCCATCCATGCGGGTCTGGCTCCTTTCTGGGCGCAAAGACTGGATAAAAACGAACTGGTTGCCTGTCAGGCTTCCCAACGGGAAGGAATTCTCTATTGTCGCTTAGAACAGGAACGTGTTCTCGTTTCCGGTCATGCGATCCTTTACATGAAAGGGAAAATCTATATCCCCGGGTGATTTCAATATGCGATTTCAGCGTCAACGACCCGGTAATTTATATTGATAAAAGAACAGCCTGATTTACATTGTAAATCAGGCTGTTCAGCATCAGCGTATATTCAATACAGACTCTACGATTCTAATTTATAATATACAGTCGCCAACGGCGGAAGACGCAGTAGCAAAGAATAAGGCAAGCCCTGACTTTCAACTTTCTCTGTCTTCGCAATAGTTTTCATCGTATATCCACTGCCACAATATTCCTGATCATCTGTGTTCAGCAGCAGATGATAATTCCCCTGGACTGGCATTCCCAGCCGAAAACGTTCATGAGGAACCGGTGTAAAATTACTGATAATCAGAATCCGCTCTCCGGATTCACTGATCCGCTCATGTGCCAGAATGCTGGCATCTGCCGCATCAGCAAGGCGCCATTCAAAACCTTCAGGATCATTGTCACGCTCATAGAGTGCTTTTTCACGACGGTAAAGGAAGTTCAAATCCTGAGTGAGTTTCAAAACACCCTGGTGGCGTTCAAATTCCAGCAGAAACCACTGAAGCTGGCTGTCATGCTGCCATTCTCCAGTCTGTCCGAATTCTGCTCCCATAAAGTTGAGTTTCTTCCCGGGCTGACCATACATATAACCCAGATAAGCTCTGAGATTAGCCGTTTGCTGCCACTCATCCCCCGGCATTTTGTAATGCAGCGAACGCTTGCCATAAACCACTTCATCATGAGAAAGCGATAAAATATAGTTCTCACTATGCGCATAAAGCAGCGGAAAGGTAACCACATTGTGATGATATTTACGGTGTACCGGATCATGCTGAATATATTCCAGACTGTCGTGCATCCAGCCCATATTCCATTTGAAACCAAAACCAAGGCCACCAAGAAATGTCGGCGTAGAAACTCCGGGAAATGCGGTTGACTCTTCCGCGATCGTCATGCCATTAGGGAAATGCTTATACACTTCCTCATTCATCCATTTCAGTGTGGCAATAGCATCATAGTTTTCCCGGCCACCATCAACATTTGGTATCCACTGATCGTGACTCCGGGAATAATCGAGATAAAGCATCGACGCCACAGCATCAACCCTGATTCCATCGATATGAAACCGATCAAACCAGTACAGAGCATTCGATACCAGAAAACGGCGTACATGCTCACGTCCCATATCATAGATAAAGGAATTCCAGTCCTGATGCCAGCCACGGCGCGGATCCGGATCATGATACAGCGGCGTCCCGTCAAAGTTATTCAGACCGTGTCCATCCGCCGGGAAATGTGCAGGAACCCAGTCAAGTACCACACCAATATTAGCCTGATGACACTGATCGACAAAATACTTGAAATCATCCGGTGAACCATAACGGCTGGTCGGGGCAAACAAACCAACCGGCTGATATCCCCACGAACCATAAAACGGATGTTCGGAAACCGGCATTAACTCGACATGGGTATATCCCATATCGATCAGATAAGGAACCAGTAAGTCGGCCAGCTCCCGGTAATTGAGGAAACGATCATCCGGTCCGAGTTTCCATGAACCCACATGCAATTCATAAAACGATAATGCTTCTTTGCGCTTTTCAGTAACCGGTCGGTTTTGCCATGTATCATCCTGCCAGACATAGCGCTCGTGGTCATAAGTAACCGAAGCCAGAGATGGGAACTGTTCTGCATAGAAGCCCCAAGGATCAGCTTTATGGGGCAGGCCTTCACCATTCGGGCCTTTGATCTCAAATTTATATTGTGTCCCTTCGTCCATTTCAGGGATGAAAATCCCCCATATCCCATAATCAAGCCGCTGCATCTGATGACGACGTCCATCCCACTGGTTAAAGTTCCCGATAAGAGAACAGGACGAAGCATGCGGTGCATACACTAAAAAGCGAATACCTTCGATCTGCTTACCACCCCGCTCCAGTGTAATGAACTGAGAACCAAGATGCCGGTACATCTCAATCGGTGTATGTAAATCATCGTACTCTGCATAAATC
It includes:
- a CDS encoding PhzF family phenazine biosynthesis protein, producing MELDIYVVDAFTHTQFHGNPAAVVPLQEWLDDATMLAIAAENNLSETAFLCPLSPGRYAIRWFSPLQEIDFCGHATLASSYVLFHEQPFHQEKTAKTEPVFETALVFETALVFETEKVGTLTVTETSQGRIEMSFPNLQPQAVTEIPPALLSGLSDRPASVLRNNQAYFAIYDTEETVRQLQYNVESLKTLAPYDVVVTAPGTEYDFVSRYFWPASGGNEDPVTGSIHAGLAPFWAQRLDKNELVACQASQREGILYCRLEQERVLVSGHAILYMKGKIYIPG
- the glgB gene encoding 1,4-alpha-glucan branching protein GlgB, giving the protein MKTVQKLTKKQQIYQKLEHASFADPFSFLGPFISPEQGVLRVWMPGALQVSVLLDGLEPIEMVPEDKGGFILQADMDLRLTHYRLAVRWKGGEQIIDDPYQYHEIYAEYDDLHTPIEMYRHLGSQFITLERGGKQIEGIRFLVYAPHASSCSLIGNFNQWDGRRHQMQRLDYGIWGIFIPEMDEGTQYKFEIKGPNGEGLPHKADPWGFYAEQFPSLASVTYDHERYVWQDDTWQNRPVTEKRKEALSFYELHVGSWKLGPDDRFLNYRELADLLVPYLIDMGYTHVELMPVSEHPFYGSWGYQPVGLFAPTSRYGSPDDFKYFVDQCHQANIGVVLDWVPAHFPADGHGLNNFDGTPLYHDPDPRRGWHQDWNSFIYDMGREHVRRFLVSNALYWFDRFHIDGIRVDAVASMLYLDYSRSHDQWIPNVDGGRENYDAIATLKWMNEEVYKHFPNGMTIAEESTAFPGVSTPTFLGGLGFGFKWNMGWMHDSLEYIQHDPVHRKYHHNVVTFPLLYAHSENYILSLSHDEVVYGKRSLHYKMPGDEWQQTANLRAYLGYMYGQPGKKLNFMGAEFGQTGEWQHDSQLQWFLLEFERHQGVLKLTQDLNFLYRREKALYERDNDPEGFEWRLADAADASILAHERISESGERILIISNFTPVPHERFRLGMPVQGNYHLLLNTDDQEYCGSGYTMKTIAKTEKVESQGLPYSLLLRLPPLATVYYKLES